The nucleotide window GCCCAGTTAGAATCTGTAAAACCTATTATCTGTAGGTCTATATTACAGTTAATAACTAATCCAAGGCTAGgatatttatttaaatatcCCCATATATAATCTAGAGCTAAAAAGTGCTCCTGTGAAGGATTACTCATATATCTAGCACATAGATTAACAGGGTAGGTTATGTCTGGTCTAGTTTTTAAGCTAGCATATAATAAGGATCCTATCTGTTGTTGATAGGTTTTTATTTCCTCTGTAGAAGCCTGGTTATTATTTTTccttaattttaaattaggATTAACAGGGCTATCTCTAAAAGGTATATCCTTTTTATTATATTTTTCtagtatttttaatatataaCTAGTCTGGTGTATATTTAAGATCTTACTCTTATTATCTATAATTATTTCATTTCCTAAAAACCTTTTAGGTATACCTAAGtcttttataattaagtctTTATTAACAGACTTATAGAAGTAATCTACTTCTTTATCTGTAGGTGTTACTAGTATCATATCATCTACGTGGCATATTAACACCGcttttatattattattattagctaTAAAAATCCCTTCATCATAAGGAGATTCTTTAAAGCctattttacttataatagatCTTAAAAATTTATACCAGAGTCTAGGGCTCTGTTTTAATCCATATAAAGCCTTTTTAAGCTTACAGTATAGCGTTTTATTAGgattaatattattatagttatattCTAGGGTATTagttttattattatatataaaaccAGTAGGTAACTGAACCCATAATTCCTTATCTACGTCAGCATGGCAGAAGGCATTAGATATATCAAATTGCCTACTTTTCCAGCCTAgttttatagctattattaatatagctttATAATTTTCAGGCTTACAAGTAGTAGAAAAGGTCTCTAGGTAATCTATACCTATATATTGATTAAAACCTTGTACTACCCACCTTGCCTTATAGATAAGATTATTATTTATAtcttctttattattatataccCATCTACCCCCTAAGGGTTTTATTCCTTTTGGAAGGGTAGTTATTATCCAAGTTTTTAGATTATCAAGGTTATTTATCTCTTTTACCATAGCTTGAATCCATTTAATAGCATTATTTGATGCTATTGCCTGTTTATAAGTAGAAGGGACATTTAATACACTTATAGATAGTATAAAGGTTGCCTTTTTAAatctattattattattatccttattatttatagtgGTAAGTATAGATTTAATATGTGGGAAGTcttttatagttataagagctctttcttgatctGCTACCCATTTATAGTCTTGAAGGTCCTTTTTATTTAGCTTAGGAATTTCTATTATTATCTTGGattttttattatttatactagTACTGGttttactagtattattattattattattattattttcttcttctaaagtAGGATTCAAGTCTTTTAATCCACTTATATTATTTCCACGtagtatattactattattaatagtattattattaatattagtattattatcTTTAGAAGGTAGGAATTGATTTTCTAGAATTATTATATCTCGGGTCCAGTAGGTTCTTTTCTTCTGAAAATCATAGACCTTATATATATTAGCCTTACTATTTAAGACTATAGCCTTAATAGCTTTATTATCTAGTTTCTTTATTTTAGGATCTTGATTTTTATAATAGCAGATAGATCCAAAAGTAACTATATTATCTATATTAGGCTTTTCCTTATTAACTATTTCATAAGGagttttataatttatagcCTTATGAGGGGTTATATTATAAAGGTCTACTGCAGTTAAAGCAGCTTCACCCCATAGGTATAAAGGAAGGTTAgcttttaataataaagctcTTATTTTATTAGTTATAGTCCTTATAACCCTTTCTATTATACCATTAGGTTCATGTGTATAAGGGACCTTTATATTATGTTCTATACCTTTAATTATATAGGTATAGTTAATAAGGTTATTATTAAACTCAGATCCACCATCTGTATCAAagtttattatattattattattaatatgttttttatttatatattttaatacAGCAGTATTaacctcttctttttctttagTTTTAAGAAGAGTTATAGAGGCTTCTCTAGAAGATCTTTCTAGGAATATAATAAACCAtctatatttattataagtaggaGGAGTTATTGGACCACATAGATCAGAAGCTACTTTTTCAAGGTATTTGTAATCCTTATTGTAGTTATCTGATTTTTTATTAACCTTTGTAGTAAAATTTGCCTTAAGACAGGTATCACAGTTATATTCTAAAGGTATAGGTATTTTATCCTTTAGATTAGTATTATCTTCTAAGGCTTTTATTACTTTAGGATTCACATGTCCAAGTCTATTATGCCatttaatataagtattaatatcTGTATTTTTAACCTTATTAAAGGTGTATTTCTTCCTATTTATATTACTAgttttaatagtattaatatagttGTTATTTTCAATCTCTATAGAATTAATCTCTTTATAGGTAAGGGTTTTTATATTAAGGTAATATAAGTTATCCTTAAGTACCCCCTTACAAAGGGTCTTATTATCCTTTGTATTTATTAAGGTAACTGTTTTATTCCAAAATAGAGAAGCAATAAATAGCTTTCTAATACTATTTTGACTTAGAAGATTAATTCCAAGTTTAGGCATATAGAAACAGTCctttaatatataaatattattattattaggaAATTGTATAGCGATATCTCCTATAAGGTTTATTTTTTGCTGTTTTGCTTCACCCCAGTTAACAGTTTTATTAACTGCTCTTGTTTTTATAAAAAGAgatttattatatataatattaactGTTGCTGCAGTATCTAAGCaaaaaatattattattatctaCTATAGGCTTATCTATATTacctatagtatatatattattagaagaaGTATTATTAAGCGTTTTATAGGAGGATTTACTCACAACGTCTTCAAAATCTATaagatcttcttcttcgtcttctagggtacttatttCCCCTTTATCTAGATCCATAGCATCTATAGTTATATTTGCTATAggatcttcttcatcatcagaGGGTATTTCCTCTATTATAGCCCTTTTTGCTATAAGGGCTTTCTGTTTTCTATACAGTTGCTTTTTCTTAAGGTTattcctttccctctgtaTTCTAACTATTTCTTCTGCATCTGCAGTAGTTATAGAGGGTTTTTTCCAGCCTTTTGGGGCTTTATTTGGATGAAGAAAATTGCAATCTGCAACCTGGTGACTTTTTAACTTGCAATAGGTACAGAAGAGTCCCTTTTGCTTTTTCCAGGGTTTTTTATTTATCCCtcttttaataatattatttctaATATTATTAGAGGTATAGAGGATATTAATAGGCTTTCTTTTTGCTTCATCTATTAGATTTGCAAATAGAGAGTCTAAAGTATAAGCCTCTGGATCCTTCCTTAAAGCTTGAGTTATATTGGTAATAAAACCTTCATAACTATCATCCAGGCTATTTAAAACCCATGCTATTATAACCTGATTAGGTAAAGCAATAGACTTTAAAGCTAGATTATCTGTAAGCTCTTTAACCTTATTAAGGTAGGCTTCCATAGAATCAAAGGATTCTAGAGAGGTATTAAAGAACTCCTTACAGGTAAGATATTCGTTGGTAAATCCTGTAGGTTCATATAGTCCCTTCAGTTTCTTCCAAGCTTCATAGCCTGTTATAGAGTCTTTTATAACCCTTAAAGGGTTATCCTCACAGAAAAGCTTTATATAAGCTAATACCTTCTGATCTGCTAATCTTTGGGTATTATTGGAAGGGGCTGATTCTAGGCTGGAGTTTATAtctttacttataagtaaagcCTCAAACCTAGTTGCCCAGGTAGAGTAATTTAAGCTTCCAGATAGTCTAGGAATCGTAACCTTATCCATTTTATATAGATATATCCTTTTATATATAGataaaagagatataaggAGGTATAGTATAGGTTCGGTTCGAAATCGATCGATTGCAAATCGAGGAAAGGTGATATTGAAAAAAGGGTTATATATTCAGATTAACCTTAAAAAGGCAGTTCGAATAGAGGTGGAAATAGTGTATTTCGACAAGTATAGGTAATGTTGAGAGTAGTTGAAATAAAGGTATTATAGGAAATCGTTCGTTCGGTATCGAAAGAGGGGttttttaataaaatagatATAACTGTTGGATTCGTTGAAAAAAGAGGATTCGAGAGGTGGTCTTTTTGTCGTTATAGGGTGCTTGTTGGTAAAGTTGATGTCGGAAAGGTTGGATAGGAGAAATTGAGGTTATTTCGTATATATAGGCCTTTTTCGCTAAAGCTTTCACCAGCCAGACAGTAGGCCAGTTGGCTTAGTAGTCTAGTCAACTGCTAAGTTAACTCAATTGATTGACTACCAATTGAGAGGCCTTGGGTTCAATTCCAGCTTGAGGCAAAAAGTAAAAAATCCTTTGTTGGTTGGATTATAAAGAAACCAATAGGTTaggttggttgttggttgttggttgttgaTATATCGTCCGGAGCTGTAGTGACGTAAAATATAGCAAGGTGTATAACTTGCTTAGTAAGACAATCCCTCTATTCTGCAGAATATGGATTGCAAGGTATGGATTGTAAAAGGTCCAAGGTTAATTCCGTAAAATTCCCTTAGCCAATGTGGTACGTCCCCTGGCAAGGTTGAGTTTTTGTTAAAATAAAATAACTAAGTTAAAAACTTAGTTAGGAAGAGAAGTCTAAATAGACTTAGAGGTATAAAAGAGTAGTTATAAAGATATCCTTTCTTATAGGTGCAAAGCTGGGCTCATAACCAATAAGAATAGGGCAGAAGAGATAAGATAGGATATCttatataagaataagatAAGGTGTAGGCAGAAAGGTTGTATATTGCTTGTATGCATCaggtctaaagtctaaggTAAAATAGAAGGGAAATTCCCTTTATTTATACTTCTTgcctaagggataaaatcctaGATTATTAATCTATATTATTACATGTTATTATAGGttattatatgtaaaaatacgcttatagtatagtgtatttatctGGTATGAAGGGTTGAAGTCCTTGGTATGAAGGGTTGGACTGGAATGCCTTACTAGTCTATATGTAGACTAGTATGCctgtaaatccttatatacaaGGTATACAGATAAATAATACACTAAtctatagctaaaattataaggattctaaatataaaaaccgtttacttatatctcttttagttatagagatatatgcaattaagcatataggtatttttattaataagcttctttattcttagttATACTACTACAGCTATTAATAGTAAATAATATTTAAATTAGCCTTAATAGTCTAGATTTAAAGGTAAATAAGAGTAAGCTGCAATATAAAAAAATGCATTAGTAACTATTTttttataagtaaaatatatatatttaactTATTAAGTCTCTAGTAAGAGttaatactcttaatttGCAGTATTTACTTATAGTTACTTAATTAAAGTTGCAATAAAAAATTATAATAGTAAGGTATtctttattactataaaAAGGCTCTAGTATAAGTAAGTAAACTTTTTTACTTAATAAAGGCCTaattagtagtagtatattacttataaagGAAGTTAAGTACTTAAAATAAAATCttatatattagtaagtaaagaaagttaatattagtagtaagtaggtagtagtagtacttaatactatactataatatatacttacttattTTCTAATTTACTATTTTACATATTTttttataaagtatatagaAGTTAGTAAAGTAATAAGTAAAGTACAATTTTAACTTATAATATACTCTTTCTATAGGtaatattattttaatactataattGTATAAATTTTATATTTTATAGTTAATAAATTTATAGAGGTAAGAAATATAAATTATTtagaagtacttaataatatttatagatATTAGTATAAAATTTagaatttataaatataatacACTTTACTAATTTAAAAATTACTACTTTAAGAATCTCTATACTTTtttataaatattaataattaatatataaatatatacttactatacttttactaaattatataaattataagaATACTTCTACTTATTAGATAATTGCAATTACagttattattaatagagagTCCCtttattaactttataagtagtacttTTGCATTAACTTTTAAaattagtagtagtagcctTATTAGCCTTAGAGAGCTATAAGCCCTCTTATTTTAactttatatttatattaatattttttattatatactatatataaaattactaacttatatttataaatacTTCCTTAGCTGTATACTTTAAGCctatattaaagttaattataattatacttaaattaagtatactatttataattaatagttaataaaGCTATAAAAATACCTAAGTATAAAATTTAATTATTTCTACTAAAATAAGGTAAAAGTATATATTAaatattatattaataatagtaaggCTAACTACTTAGAAAAGTAGTATTTAGAAGTAGTTTACTTAGTTACTTAATTAGTATAAGAATTAAAATAAATAGGGGGGGTAAATACATACTAAttttataagtattatttattattagTAGCTTTAAATACCTCTTTAATATTACTAAGTATAGCTAATAAGTCTAAaaaatactattaatttTTCTATTATTACTGCATTAAATAGAGTAAAAAATAATAtttttatatacttataattattaaagGAAGAGTTATATAGAAATTAGTAAGCTAAATTTACTCTTATATATTTCTTACTAGAgattttatatatattaattattaatagtaacCTTTTTAGTATAAGCTAATTAAGCTGCaattttatataaagttataTTATTACTAAAAGAGAGCTCcttaatatatttaataattaatttttatataaggctattataagtagtattaaAAGTAGCTTTATTCTTATTAAGCCTCTTAAAagtagtaataatagtaaattaGTCTTTACTAGTAAGTTAGTAGTTATAAAAGTCTCTATTATTAAGGACTTACTATCTCtaaatattactattatattaaatcttacttataaataggtaattatattacttaattaaagttttttactttattataattaaaatGCAACTactagtataattataaataatattaagtTGTATATAGTTATTACTCTATCCCTTTTACTAAAGAGTAATACTCTTATTGCAATAATAGAGCTATACGTATAGttagtactctttagtaGTTAGGGCCTAAATTTTAGACATTATAGGTATTAGAGTATAGTATTAAGTTTACTATAAAAAGGGCTATTTTTGCATAGGGTATTAACTGcagtagtattaataaggCAAAAGTggcagtagtagtagtagctgCATTCCTGAATAGGTTAGAgactagtaaaatactagATGAGGGCTGGCAATTTACCTGCTACCCCCAAACACGAGGCAAAGTCTGCGGAGTACTCCGACATGTATTTCGAGATTTAAACCTAGGCGGGATTCTTCTTTGCAAAGTCGCTTGCGTCGACAGATCCACTTCATTGCTCGGAGAAGTCCGTTTGTAGTGCGGCCCAACATGAAACACGTGGCTCTGATTCTCTCATTATCTGCAATGGGAACGGAGGCGCCGGAGAAGTACAGACGAACTTCAGTTGTTCCTTCGAATTCTGTAGCGACCTTGCGtcggaaagggaaaaaaaagagtgcCCCTCCGAACAGATGAACGAGACGAATGAACTCCCGGCAGCAGGAtgaagggggggtggggaaGAAGGACTTATGAGGATGAGTAAAATCGGAGAAGTTCCGTCCAAACGCAAGTTCAAACCCAAGGTTGCAAGTATGAGTGGGTGGTTCAATGACTCTCGTCCGGCTCCGGTTGCGCGGAGAAGAGCGTTGAGGTTCACTGTCCAGAGAGACTACGGCTTTTCACAGCCTGCTTTGAGCTCCCTGCAGACATGACTCCCCTTGATAGAGTTGGGCAGGGCAAAAAACTTAAATCTGTCTTGGCATGTCGCATGCCCAAATACATGACAGGGTCTGTCCTTACTACGCTTTCGTCAACACCGAGGAAGTAAACAGGCCGGCAGAATTTCTGGCCAGACAAGCCATATTTCTCCGTTGGAAGACTACAGGTACTCATAATCCGACCTCCTGAGTGCGAGAGGCCTCAAGACGCATGCACGAAAATAAGCTTACTACCGACCGTCTGTATTAAGCAAGGGGCATGCCGATACAGGAACTGGAGGGGTCAACCATAGTCGTCACAACGGCTTTCCCATGCGGTACGATCTCAGAGTCTCGAATAAAATGTTCTCCTGTTTCTGCTGTCGATGGTTCCACTTGCTTGGACTGGTTACGCATAATTACACATAGACCAAATGCGTGAATTTTAAGGCGACGCATACACACATGGTAATATATTTagtggaagacggcgccaGAAGACAAAACATTGAAGTCCCCTGGTTTCGACTCCATGAGGCTGCCTTCCAGCAACCGATATCACTAATCAAATCGACTCCAAAGTTGGTGAAAGATGGCAACTTTCGGGGTGCCGGAAAACAAAGCTCGCCGAGCGCAAGGGGGCGAAGGAGAGAGTACTTTGTAGTTCCGCACGGATTGTAGGAAGTGAATGGGTCTGCCAAAAGGACCCCTTACGACTCAGACCCAAACTCCGTACATAATGGCAACGTACTATTGTTATAAAATGGTGTATTCCTGGGAACATCCCGTCATCCCGCGTTCTTTCAGTTTCGATATAAGGCTGGAAATACTGCTCTTTCCATTACAACACCAGTCCATCTGAACCTCCCACTCACCCACCCTCGTTTTCCAACACTACACACGCACTCCGCTCTCGGGTTGAACACCACTTTCACTTCTCAACAAATCCCTTCGACCCTCCATCATGAAGTTGCAAATCCTTCCCGTcgtccttttctttttcgcaTCGCAAGTCCTGGCAGCGTGCGGCCCGAACCAGGTCGAGCTTTGGGACCTTCACGTGATCGACGGCACAGCACAATGTTCCAACTACGGTTGCTACAACTCTTGTGCCGGAGAAGGCGGTTCCGGGTCTTGCAACGGCTGCACCCAGCAGGGCGGGCCCAACGTCAGAACGCTTGGGGCGAGCTACTGCTGCGATGGGCCCATCCAAGGCCTCTTTAACACCTGTGTCACACGTTGCCCTCCAGGTTTCACAAGTAGGCTCAGTACACTTTGCCATCATGTTATGAGACTATTGGGGATTGGTCGCTAATAGATTGCATCTAACAGAGCATTAAACACAATCATTCCTCGTTGATAGGGTGTGGGTTGAGACATGTCGCATGCAGCTGAGAATGTTTGGAACGATAGAGGCTCCTCCAAAAACGCTGGTTGTTACCGAGATCTAGGTATTCTACAACTACTAAGGCACACTACGATGATGGGAGATAAACCACAAGATGAGTGTACCACGCACGAGTGTAGTGTGATGAAAGGTTGGAGTGATCCAGTGAAGAAAGTGGCATGCCGTGCCAAGACAACCGGGTAGAAAATGCTTACGTAAAGACTCGTGTATTAACCAGTCAACCAGCTGGTCCCAGTCGGCATCTGCAACCCCACTCGTTGGCTTCCTTATCGTTCCGGCAGCCAGCTCCGATAAGGCTCGCAATGACAAGCCAAACCACTTCCGTCACCCTCCGTCTCTCGTCTCGCTCTTGTCTCTCGCGCGTCCCGAAAgcttcctctctccctccctcatcctccctccccccccccccccccaaaaggCTGTTACTATTTTCGAGCTGAGCCGGCAAGAATGACGACCGCATTCTCAGGATGACTGATCCCACATATACGGTCTTTGTCCGACTGCCCATTCTCCGGGGCGAGTTCACAGACCCCCGTCCGGTAAGTGTAATACCTATTCCACCCATCACCGCCCCGTCCGGGTGCTCACGGGGCTGCCGGCCGCCCACGCTGATGCGATCCCCATCGTTTCAGGTCACCTGGGATTCCACCAAGGACGACGTGCTGTGGAACATCCTATCCAACGCAGCAAAGACCGAGATTGACTGTAAGCTGCAAACCATCCCTTCCCCCTGCTGGTATCTCCGAACGTTGCTCATAAACCTGTGTTTCCAGGGAACGAACTGTAGGTCCCCTTGACAGGTGTAGAGGCACTTCCTCGAACTCACCCATTCCTCTCAGAGCTGCGCATTTCGACGTGACTGTCGACTTTCTCCTGCAACAAGTAGCCTACCTGACCGAGCGGCACACGGCGCAGCTCCGGGCCCAGGTCCGGAaagccaccgccgccgccaagggctcctccgctccctcccccaacgccgccgccgagccccaCGGCCACCTGCGGACCGTGTCCGCCCTCTCCATCCGTCGCGACTCGCCCCTCCCGCGAACCGATACCAGCACGCCCGCGACCCCGATCACGAGCTCCCTACGGCCCAACATCTCCCGCCATGGCTCTGCCGGCACCATAACACACaacgctggcggcggcggcggctcgtcAAGCCGCCAGAGCAAGCCCGCGACCTCGCGTACATCCAACGAGACccagcgccgtcgtctgTCGTCACTGCCGATCCAGACCACGCCGCGTA belongs to Colletotrichum higginsianum IMI 349063 chromosome 5, whole genome shotgun sequence and includes:
- a CDS encoding Autophagy-related protein; protein product: MTDPTYTVFVRLPILRGEFTDPRPVTWDSTKDDVLWNILSNAAKTEIDCKLQTIPSPCWYLRTLLINLCFQGTNCRCRGTSSNSPIPLRAAHFDVTVDFLLQQVAYLTERHTAQLRAQVRKATAAAKGSSAPSPNAAAEPHGHLRTVSALSIRRDSPLPRTDTSTPATPITSSLRPNISRHGSAGTITHNAGGGGGSSSRQSKPATSRTSNETQRRRLSSLPIQTTPRSPEPTSPGADELSSPTSSDDESSPAQSRIIRRPPRFQQRDGAGDLGDEDEDAEPAFLQYKPQSTNTSAQDLGSTLRGDPRNVRRTPKGKDKIHHSETSDSSTSSPALVSRGPSMGERRPLGPLSPRRPAELAGKSPSRKGYSRDGSDGTPSMGSSFSDLDDASVTQSALEEALASKMQDGAIGSRFSISQAFRSRYMPKPGQQ